The nucleotide window CAGTGaactaaacaaacatttctggAGTCACATGAATCTGAATATTTCTTATCCTGATGTATTTTTACAGTTTCGGATGTTCTCTGCTAGCACCGATTATTATTCACGTGATTCATTAATCAGCGAGCTCTATAAACTAATACTGTTAATGTTTTCTAAAGTTAGCTGAAACTAAAAATGTTAGAATTAATAattaaatcctttaaaaatgtgtttgtaagtTTCAAATCACAGAAATGTCCTGAGAGCGGCAGGCGTTGCTAGTAGctgcaaatgaaataaattattttttgcgCTTATCGTACTTTGAGCACCTTCTGATACGAACACTAGAGGTAAAACTTTTAGCCCTTTGAGGTTGAAACCAACTACAGATATTATGTAGGTAGATGCTACTTTTACAACATGACGAATGCACATAAAAATGCGCTTTATATCGTTAATgcgatatcgtgatattttatagatatcgtcttagattttgaatatcgtaataTTACGATATCTCGACATTGAATAAGTGTCTtttgctgcttttaaaggctgaattacagtaaaaatgtaattttctgagcaTAACAGACTCTTCtattatctgcttttatccactttgtcattatttcCACTTTACTGATCTCATTGcgcaaatattttgtgaaagcaccgataatcatccctacaatactgtcaaaatattgatattgtgacaTTTGACTCTGCTCATATCGCCCAGCTCTAGTTAATATAACATTTGGACTTGAGCTCCTTCTTATCAAACTTAAacatgattgtttttgttttttattcattggcTCCACCCCCGTTAAGGTTTAAATTTAACCAATCAGATTGTTTCTCCTGTGCAGTCTAATCTACCCGGCAACAGCAACTAAATGTACCAACTACAGCGGTGCAAATGGTGTAGTTTCACATTCTTTGTTGACAAAGTAAAATCCCATTTTGCAGATCGGGTGCTCCACGTTTTTATGATGAATTTCACGTAATTAGCAAACTTTaaaaccctttgtaggtcacaccaagaaaaagatattttaaaaaaggtatttctttgcttttccaacCTCTTTGGAGCCAtgacaaactttttaaaaacatgttagactcattctgtttgtgtacaagatgaacaaattaaactcaacttcaaaaatgtctccagcaggatctctcaTGTCAGTAATGGCCTGTTTCTGGCAACCAAAGCGCCATCTGGTGGTCTTTTTCATGAATTACGTGCCTCATACAAGTAGTAAAGATTGCCTAAAAACTTTGAGTTAAATGATTTTGCTTTttaccagatatcatgacacaaagttaCCTctagcagacctacaaagggttaacgTTCATATCGCTCAGTGATGACaagcaacagaaaaatgtgaCCTCGtatgaaaaaaagaggtttaaaaAGGCActgaattgtttttgtttttcataaatgacacaaacatgcacagacggacagtagagaaaaaaaagtctctggACATTTGATTTCTTACAATTTTCGGACAGCGGTAGAAAAAACTGGACGGTACTTCAACACTGACCCGATCGAACCCGGAGTTTAAAAACCTGGAAGACGAAGACTGTGCTTCTATTAGCTGTTGTTTTAAGGACGATATTCACATGCTGGATCTTCACGATGTGGCAAAGTGTGACGGTCAGGTGTCCGTTTGAagagtgaaagaggtttttcctctctgtaatcattcctcctgttcatatcgactattaaaagattaaaagatctccttcaaatgtgttttcaatggaagAAAAACTggtttcattgttcatttgggctcctgacttgaaaaactgtgaatttatcctttaaatcagtcactgaagctgctgtgtgttttgttttaaaaccaATATATATCTGTTTTATAGTTATAATTACTATAAAACAGATAATTGTTCACCTCTACGGTTAAAGATCCAGTCACACCAGCACTTAAAACAGTAAACGTTTGTGGTCAAGTTGGTTAATTTCAACGAAATCTCGATAATTTGTGGATTTGTTCACAAAGGTTTTCATGTCGAGTTCAATTTTGGTGAATTTTGACATGACCGTCTTCACAGTGCGAACCAAAGAGTCCAAAATGGTGGATGCAATCGTAGCCAGTTAGCTTTGTTTCATCATCGTGTTTTGGCAGAACAAACTGCTCCGAAGAGACTCTGTTCACCAGCTGGCTCTCTGAGTATTTGGCTTGAGATATTTCGCCCAATACTTGCAGATAAATTTTGCTGTTCTACTTTCTGGTGTGACCGGCCCTTTAAACCTTTTCCATTTCCTTTTCCCAAAAGGGAGAAACGAGGTTGAAGCAATATTTCAATCCTTCAACCACCTGTCATCTCTGAGACCTTTAGCGCCAGCAGATTTCCTTCCATGAGACGATCCAAACCATAAAATCCAGCCTATGTAAGTACACTCATGTCTGAGACTTAATGTTCAAACAGTGAAGCAGTATTTCACTCTTTCGACCACCTGCCATCTCCTTATTCTCCGCCTCAAAACCTTCAGATGTTTCTCCTGGACGAACGCCTGGATCATCGATGTTAAAACTCTACACGCAGCAACTTGAAATCCTCCAGAGTGAAGATCAGTGTGAAGTCacttttaaaaactgtacaAAACGAACAGAAAGTAATAAAACGTGTCCTCAGCTGCCAACCAGCACCTCCATGATGTGATCCAGCTCGGCCAGGTCCATTTTAAAAGGTTGGTTCTGAGTGCCGGCCCCTGCCGAGCCGTACCCGGACATCGACCGCATCAGGTCGTCCGCCATCACGACGGGCGACATCTTGGTCGGCGGCGCTCCCGGCGGCGGCGGACAGGGGCCGAGGTCGTACATGGACGTGTCAATGTCTGTGAAGAGGACGTCGTCCAGGGCAAAGTCTGTCAGGAAGGCTCCCGGAGAGGACGGCGAGTTGTCTGTGGTgctgggaggaagaggaggaagaggaggaagaggaggagatggaggaggttTCTCCAACCGGGTCTCCATCTCCTGAAAGCCTCGCCCCTCCTCCTTCATGACGACGTCAAACAGAACCCGAGATGGAGGTGACGACGGCGGGCTCGAGGATGAGGAGGACGTTAAAGACGAAGAGGACGAGGAAGGACACAGCTCCTCGATCTCCTCCAAGGCTGAGGAGAAACTGTCTTTAGGCGACGGCGAGGGCAGCGGTGGCCTCGGGGAGTGGtgcaggtggtggtggtggtggtggtgggaagGGGAGGAAGGCGGCAGGGTGAAGAACATCGGAAGATCCTCCTCCAGCAGCGAGGCGGGAGTCAGGCAGGAGTCCAGCGCTGACAGCGAGGACGAGAGGATGCTGAAGGAGGACGACGGCGGCGGAGGTTGCCGGTAGCTGGCGTCCTCGAGAGCGGCGGCGGCAGCGGGCGTCGCAGCGGAGAAGAAGAGCGCGCCGATGCCTCCTTCCTGCCTGAAGTCGTCGTGGATGCGGCGGATGATGTTGTTGATGAGGACTCGGCGCTGCAGGTTCAAGTCGGCGCCCATCCGAGGCCCGTACAGCTTCATGAGGGACATGTTGAGGACGGTCTGACGCTGCAGCGTGTAGGACGCCTGCGACATGCCGCCGACACCCGGAGGACGTCTGTCTTCATCCAAACCGTCCTCATCCTCGTCCAGTTTCCGCTTCACCCCGTTACCCAACATAAATCTGCAGacaagagacagaaacatgtaaagtcagttattagtttttattgatCCCTCGCAACGAAACTGAAgagaaaactacaaaaagtacaaaaacagacGAAGAGTTCAACactaaaaagcttaaaaaacagaataacaAGAATCTACTTCATCCAAATGAAGCATAAAACTGATTGATCAGCTGTTGGTcctgaaaaagatgaaagataTCAATCAATGTTTCACAAAGTCTTATTCAATGTTCTTTTTTGTCTCAATCAACAGTCAGCAAcccaaaatattaagttttcTGTCATAGacgactaaaaaaaaaaaggctccatGACATAAATATTCACTTTTGCGAAGCTGGAAGGAGAGAATCCTTTGAAGCAGATTATTACAGGATCAGGTTTTACATTTCATCTTCGGGGGAAAGTGAACATAGGAAACAGAGCTTGTCGTAATTCATCCGATAGTTGTTGAGAGATCTCAATACAGAGCCGAAATGTGCAGAACATGGAGGCGTTAGAGGGAAAGTTTATCCTCTAGGAACCTTCAATGTATGTTAACTTCACAACAATACATCTTATAGTTGTGGAGATATTTTACTCTCaaggaaaagtcagagggtcaaatggtaaatggactgtacttaagGTTTCTAGTCATTCACACATTGTTGGCAGCCACTGGGAGCAgttttggggttaagtatcttgcctaaggacatatcgacatgtggactggaggacgAACCACTCTGGGGAAAACAAGTGTCTGAACAATATTTCATAAGAATCCGTCCAGTCGttgttgaaataataaaataccatCTGCAGCACAACTATCCTTATTTTAACCATCTAAACAATCTGTGGAACTCGTCTATTGTAAAAAGTGGAGATAAAACAACTTTTAGATGTGAAATCAATCTGAAAAACACTTTAACCCTTTTGTCACACCatgaaaactgcattttttaaaaagtactttGCTTTTCCTACCTATTAGGGGCcataatatgattttttttgttgttgtttattggCTCCAACCCCGTTAAGGTTTAATTTAACCAATCAGATTGTTTCTCCTGTGCAGCCTAAACTACGACTAAATGTACCAACTACAGCGGTGTCAATGGTGTAGTTTCACATTctttgaccccgtctgttttgactgttccttctttcctcccttccttccttccgtctgtctgtccttcctccctccttctctctttctttccttcctctctttcctcccttccttctttccttcctccatccccctctttattccttccttctgtccttccttcctcccaccctccttctgtccttcccttcttccttctttcctttccttcctcccttccttctttcctccctccctccttctccctctttcctccccccgtgttctttcctctgtccttctttccttccttcctcttttcctttctccctccctttcctgcctcctttccttctttcctttcctttcttcctttcctgccccccttccttatttcctttcctttcctcccttccttcctccctccctcctttccttccttcttcattccttccttccttccttccttccttcctaatttccttccttcttcctcctttccttccttcttcctctcttccttccttccttgactcaaggacaacaggagggttaaaaccctttgtaggtcacaccaaaaatgtatttctttgcttttcctacctctttggagccatgaaaacataaaacatggatttcttttcttattgACCCTAAATGTAATGATTTACAGTCCTCTtccaaacttttaaaaaacatgtcagagactcattctgttcgtgtacAATATGAACGAATTAAACTGAACTCCAGCAGGATCGTCATCATGTCAGCAAAGATTTTggtcttgtgtttttcttcgTTTATAATCTAGCACGGCCTGTATCTACCAACCATCGTGCCATCTGGTGGTCTTTTTGTGCATTACACGCCTCATACAAGTAGTAAAAATCGcccaaaaaagttaaatgggttaaacagatatcatgacacaaagtgacctctaccaAACGGTTTGAAGGGTCGAAacaatctccttttttttggttaataataacaacatgaaTACGACCAACAGCATTAACACAAAATCCTctcagagacaaaaaaaacgaAGGAAACAGAAGTGAAACATGTAAAGTGTCAGAGCGAAACTCTGCagattgaaaacaaaaaaaataacagaaaaattttGGATTCACCTAAAATCACAGGTTCGAAACCCCCTTgatgtggaggggggggggggagtctgacagcaggaggacaacaggagccGCTCAGTGTGAACGTgatgaataaagaaaaggaCGAGAAACACCGAAAGAATGACTGAATGAAAGTAAAAGCTGCACGTCACATGACTAATGGCACGTAAAGCAGCTGCGATGGGACGGTTTACTGGAAGCTGAGCGGCTTCTTCACAAACTGTgatgagaagtgtgtgtgtgtgagtgtgtgcatgtgtgtgtgtgtgcgtgtgtgtgtgtgtgtgttgacagtcAGCTGACCTGCCCACATGTGAGCGGCAGTCGGCTGACTGTGTGGGAGTCCAAAACTTCTGACTTGTTGCacaaaaaacccccacaggaaACAGGTGACTTCCACCGAAaagaccaaaacacacacacacacacacacacgcacgcacgcacacgcacacacacgcacacacacacacgcacgcacacacacacacacacacacacacacacacacacacacacacacacacattccttcaCTGTGTTTTCTATAAACATTCTTAACATGatgtttcttttgtattttatttttattaagaaCATAAGACACATAAGATAATTTGGCTTTAATTAAAGGTTATTCCGCCAAATTTCTAGatacaaagtaaaaaataaagatataaaattAAAACGTCAGGTTGTTGTGTTTGGCGCCATTTTCCAAGTGATTCATAAAAAAAGATCAGCAGAATATTTGATACTATAAATAAGCCGACTTCACTGCTGGATCCTGCAGCTGGAGTTTATCATCAGAGCTTTGGCTTGATGGTGataaagagataaagacagCTGCTGTGTCGGAGGGGGTGTCGGGACTTGAACCTGCGACCTCTCGATTGCTCTGCCGAAAGTGCAGATAGAGGctgagttacacacacacacacacacacattatgcatGATTATTCATCAGCTCTCCGTGCTTCAGAGAGGGGGCCATCTGCTCCGACAGCCAGAGAAGATGAGGTGAAGAGGTGAAGGGCGAGAGACACggtgacagacagagaaaagagagagagactgacacatgtgtgtgtgtgtgtgtgtctatgtgtgtggagtgtgtgtgtgtttggggggggggggggggggggggggttgtcctCTAATGTCATTTACAAGGTTGAACATTTGGAATAAAGAAGGTGATGACCAAAGAAACCagagaaatattcacatttgagaagctggatttatcattttcaatgtgtgtgtgtgtgtgtttgtctttgtgtgtgtctatgtgtatatgtgtatgtgtgtatatgtgtgtgtgtgtttgtatatgtgtgtgtatgtttgtgtatgtgtgtatcatgtaaagatattccagtagggactcagaatattaatatagagctggagatgtaaCATAATGAGTCTCTTCTACCattcaaatgacagaaaacacgAGAAGCAGAAtatatgtcctctttaaagCTGAATCAGCTGGCTGAGGATCAAATatgtctccctcctcctcctcctcctcctcctcctcctcttcctcactgctGACTGTCTGAAGATGAAGTCAAAATCCAAAAATAGTTTCAGAAACGctgcatttgtggaaaaaaaaaagatctacgaggcaggtgtgtgtgtgtgtgtgtgtgtgtgtgtgtgtgtgtcagtgtgtgtgtgtgtgtgtgtctgtgtgtgtgtgtgtgtgtgtgtgcgtgtgtgtgtgtgtgtgtgtgtgtatgtgtgtgtgtgtgtgtgtgtgtgtgtgtgtgtgtgtgtgtgtgtgtgtgtgagtgagtgtgtgtgtgtgtgtgtgtgtgtgtgtgtgtctgtgtgtgtcagtgtgtgtgtgtgtgtgtctgtgtgtgtcagtgtgtgtgtgtgtgtgtgtgtgtgactcgcATACCTTTCCATTGAGTAAACTATCAGAGCTGGTGTTGTGTTACAGCAGCTCTCAGCTCTCAGAGTGAAGCCTCAGCACAGAGCCGACTGATCACATGACACTCAGCTACCTGCAATTCTGCCTTTCTAACAAAGCATCAGACCAATAGCTGATGTTTGTGATCACTTGTGTGCAGCAGAAACACTTTAAGTCGATGTGTTgaacttatttccacatccagcagttactgatcaacattatcgttcattagttcatcgtgtttctgtccaacctgctgaatataagtccaatattaactctctttcagctctgcttttactctctaccaacatATCAATCACAAATCTACAATGCTGCATTGATTCACTATAAAGGTGCTTTGAGGGCTGCAGTACCGCAAGTGACCACTGGGAGAACTCAGCAAACATTTAGGTGCATTTTAGGTGTAATAGCTTCATTAGTAATATGAAGATGAAGTATTGTGTGAATACTGCAGCACTTTGCTAAACtgcaaccaatcaaccaatgaCATAACTCATTTGGTGaattaaacaatataaatgtaacatgttggccatttaaataaaaccacTGACTGAACACACCTGAAAGTCTTCTGAGAGCTAAGCtgaggtgtgtttgtgagcacAGTCTGGTATTAAAGTTAATTACAGCCGTGAGTGCAGATCCACAAGTTAAATGTACACCGTCTACAGATTCGACTCCTCTATGCTCGTCCAATCAACCAGCCAGGTGAGAGTCGTGTGACTTCAGGGTTCAAGCTCTGACTTGTTTGAGACGAAGTGACTCAAAAACTACAAAAGTTTGGGAtcaaagaaagataaaactgTGCAGCTGTGATCTCTCATGTACAGACACATTCTGGACTGTTGGGATCGAACGTGTGACGTGTCTGTGACGTGACGGCGTCACCGTGCCGCTGCTGTTCAGTGTTAACATAAAGAGGTCAGCGTGTCACTCAGCAGCAGCTGCTCTAACAGGAATGTTGTTGCTCAGCAGGAATCAGAGTATCGTCATCACGGAGGACGACGGACTGcctcccttctcttcttcttcttttctttttttttacagactgaCTCCTGCAGAGTGAGCAGCTGATGCTGCAccgcgctgctgctgctgagctgcagggcCTGATTCATCAGAGCTGCAACTACAGCTGCAACCATCAGAGCTgcaactagagctgcaactagagctgcaaccagCAGAGCTGCAACTAGAACTGCAAACTAAAGCTGCAACCATCCGAGCTGcaactagagctgcaaccatCCGAGCTGCAACCATCAGAGCTgcaactagagctgcaacatcAGAGCTGCAACCATCAGCGCTGcaactagagctgcaaccatCAGCGCTGCAACCATCAGAACTGcaactagagctgcaaccattaaagctgcaactagagctgcaaccatCACATCtgaaactagagctgcaacatcagagctgcaactagagctgcaaccatCCGAGCTGCAACCATCAGAGCTgcaactagagctgcaacatcAGAGCTGCAACCATCAGCGCTGcaactagagctgcaaccatCAGCGCTGCAACCATCAGAACTGcaactagagctgcaaccattaaagctgcaactagagctgcaaccatCACATCtgaaactagagctgcaacatcagagctgcaactagagctgcaaccattagagctgcaaccatcagagctgcaactaaaGCTGCAACCATCACATCtgaaactagagctgcaacatcagagctgcaactagagctgcaaccattagagctgcaaccatCAGTCCATAACAGAAAATTCATCTGCAATTATTCTGATAACTGAAACATTTGTAGGGTtgcagtttctcaaatgtgatgatttaaagcttttatgtGTAATATATGATAGTAGACCTGAGCAATATATCAAATTAATTCCATtaattgtaatttttgttttgcacaatgtgtaaaatgtctaaATCATGAAGATCAACTTAttacaatacacacaaacaggttTCAGTCAAAAAGTAGCGTAGAAGGTAACTACTGCAGTTATTTAGTGAGTCAGAATCCTTTCCAAAACCTTATTGAATCTAATAAGGTTGATCTTTCAATATTTGCAGGTAACTAAAGGctaaaataacaacaacttTAAACGTTTTTAGTTGCAGCCTGATGAAAGTTGAACCTGAAGATGAGTCAGACACTGAAGTGAACGGTTGTGACTCTGAGCATGAAAACGCTTCACACTGAACGGAGggaatatcattttttaaaaagtgttcaaGCAAAATCAAACGTTTCCCTCTGAGAGAGAATTCAAACAAGACTTCATCAAACAGATACAGGGAGCGGCGCCATTCAACcgaccaatggtgtaacttcatcagtcagtcagtcagtgtcagACTTTCACATTTACAGTTCAGCGTCTGTTTCATTGGTTTCAGCCTTGGTTAGGGTTCGGGTGTGTCAGGTTCAACCTTTTATTGGTAATTTGAAACTGTGACAATTAACTGACGCATCTTTTTCTCTCCGTTAAAactaaaacagcatttttctcCAAAACAGAAACGAGGAAAACGGAGCTTTATAGAAACGCTGTTGTGTCGTATCGCTGCAGGCGGCGGCGGGACGGCTTCACgcttatttacagttaaaacgCAGCTAAATTATAAACTGCCCCTGAAACAGAAACCATGAACTGTTTCTTCTTTGCTGGTTTTTCTGTGTCTGGTTTGTTCAGACAGtcttctgcacatgctcagtagacGGAAAATCAACCATTAACAATGACGTTTATCTACCGAACAGTCCAACAGTGTGTCGGCTCTCTTTCTTCCAAGAAAGAAATAATGTCGTCATCTTTAATTTATAAATCtgcttttacagtttttctcatttctgaatCCACAAAAATCTAAAATCATAGTGAAACTTCTTCTTTACTTTATGTTTTCTTCTATCTTTGTGTTGcagtgaatgtttttgttttagtgtgtgtgtgtgtgtgtgtgtgtgtgtgcgtgtgtgtgtgtgtgtgtgtgtgtgtgtgtgtgtgtgtgtgtgtgtgtgtctgaggagTCATaacagagctgtaaaaacatgactttgttcCTTATTGCTGCTGATAACTGAGTATTTAAAAACGGGGAAACTTAGACTCCAGGAAGTGAAGGTGGACTTTACTCACAGACGAGGAACCCGGCGCGTTTCCAGCTCACTGCAGGATATTCccccgctgtgtgtgtgtgtgtgtgtgtgtgtgtgtgtgtgtgtgtgtgtgtgtgtgtgtgcgtgtgtgtgtgtgtgtgtgtgtgtgtgagtcatcATGCATATTACgtgctttaaaaatgaatcgcaaacaaaacacatgcaTCATTTCGCTCTGACACAGAAACCTTCAGGTCTGAACTGTGCAGTCTGactcatttactgtatataatgtttTTACTGTACGTGCTGATGGGAAGTTAACTGTCATGTTTTCTCATGTGAGGTTTACAGAAAGCGTGGGCAGCGACAAAGAGCTGAAGAGTGAAAACTTCAATCATTTAAGAGAAATTTatcccccaaaaaaatgcaccaaaacaagaaaaaatgaaattattcaaAGACAAAATTAACAGGATTGTCAATATGTGTTAATTAAGGGGAAAtaaatcaactattttgatggTTTATCAATCAGCAATATGGCTGAAAATCGATATTTATCACGATTtatgttaaattattatttctttcaagtttaaaagcagatttttgcTGCTGAGAGAAAGttaattgtagtttttaagTTTCTTTTCAATCATTTGACAAACAAAAACTATTATAAAGATaggaatcttttttttccagcatcCGACTGGTTGGAGCCAAAATCATATCTGAGACTGGACAACATAagacaaccttagcaaccaccttggCAACCACCTTAGcgaccaccttagcaaccacgtCTACATAACAAACGGCTGTTTATGAGCATCCACAACAAGATGACGTTAGCTCGTCAGTAAGGTAGAAAAAATGAGTCACAAACAAAGCGAAGTTTTGACTTTCGTCCAACATCAGATCAGTAAATAAGTGtctcagtgataaataaataacgGTTGTTAagataaacaattaaaaaatattttaaaaaatagttataaaagcagcatcaggtttgttaaaatgtacatttagtatttttgttggttttatatcatttgaaatgatatttgcaccattttttaccaaaagtaagactgaatgctcctgaaaatgtcaaatggtgtaaccacaaaagaatgataaatattacatattttatacaactagagagaaagaaaggaaagaaagataaatgagtAAGAGGATAAAGAAAGTAAGGAAGAGGACAAAGATAaaggtgaaagaaagaaagaaagataaaggaggaagaggagaaagaaggaaagataaaggaggaagaggagaaagaaagaaagaaagaaagaaagaaagaaaggaggaagaggagaaagaaggaaagaaagataaaggaggaagagtagaaagaaagaaagaaagaaagaaagaaagaaagaaagaaagaaagaaagaaagaaagaaagaaagaaaagaaagaaagaaagaaagacaaaggaggaaagaaagaaagaataagaagTAGGATGAAGGAGACAAAGataaattgtaaatgtttcctgatctccatggtaaccagagtaaatgtaatatttagaacaattgtattccattacctttatttaatataaagttataatgtaagatcatgccaaactagttgatatggtgttttattgacaatttactgtttttaagcgagttgaattatttggtacaaagtttttatggttacaccatttagacatttttgccataatcctctaatatattctctctaaatggattaaaagcagaaatttgatgctgggtccacaaaaaaagaatgtgtgcaagttattcatacgtttattttcacattttaacccttttaaatttaaactaaaccacatggacataaaGAAACCTTCACTGACCCGTAAATATATCAGAAAACCAGAGAAAACCTGATCTGTCCCctttaaagaaagagaaacactcCCTCTTTCTGCGGCTCTCGTGCTGTGAATGTGTTTACTGTGAGAGTCTGTCTGgaacaaaatgaatgtaagaaagaagaagaagaagaagaaacacagctgcacttcatcttcctcccctgtcctcttctcctcttcgtCGCTGGCGTTGACCGagccaaagagagagagagagagagtccgaCGTCGAGGTCTTACGTAATCCTTACAACACTGTGCTGATTGTGCTGAGAGCAGAGCGAACGTCTGTCGGTCTGCTGCCGCTACGACACATTCTTCCCTTTAAACCTCGGCCCGACACCAAGAAACATACAACACGCCGACCTTTGACCTGCCAGCTGCCAATCTGTGTCACGGCCAGAGTAAACCCCGAACCCTGGACAGCTGATTTCAGACGCTGCCTGTATGGAAAACACACCTCGAACACACGTCTGCATGCTGATTCTTTACACTGTTTAAACctttattctcctttttaaGAAGATAAACAACCTTATGAAGCATATTATAACATATTACTGATGTTATCTTGTATTTTAGGTGTCTGTTCTTaactttcatttcaattttaatcaacattttctcattctttcttgttttaatCTTTGAATACGTTAcataaaagcactttgaattgtgtTCACTCTATAAATAAACTCATCCTGCCTTGTTTAcagtgt belongs to Scomber scombrus chromosome 2, fScoSco1.1, whole genome shotgun sequence and includes:
- the LOC134000029 gene encoding SERTA domain-containing protein 2-like yields the protein MLGNGVKRKLDEDEDGLDEDRRPPGVGGMSQASYTLQRQTVLNMSLMKLYGPRMGADLNLQRRVLINNIIRRIHDDFRQEGGIGALFFSAATPAAAAALEDASYRQPPPPSSSFSILSSSLSALDSCLTPASLLEEDLPMFFTLPPSSPSHHHHHHHLHHSPRPPLPSPSPKDSFSSALEEIEELCPSSSSSSLTSSSSSSPPSSPPSRVLFDVVMKEEGRGFQEMETRLEKPPPSPPLPPLPPLPPSTTDNSPSSPGAFLTDFALDDVLFTDIDTSMYDLGPCPPPPGAPPTKMSPVVMADDLMRSMSGYGSAGAGTQNQPFKMDLAELDHIMEVLVGS